The Candidatus Polarisedimenticolaceae bacterium genome contains a region encoding:
- a CDS encoding bifunctional oligoribonuclease/PAP phosphatase NrnA — protein sequence MIAAEGHETFAKVVDRARSIAIVTHVNPDGDAIGSEVGIARYLLAVGKHVRVINQDATPETLRFLEEKGPAAEPYDPATHDPVFESVDLVLLVDNSAPDRLGRVEPVAMRHADKALCIDHHPTKGTPWRFNVLEDRASATCAMIYELIHARGYVPDRACAQALYAGIATDTGFFRFNSTRAETHEIAAALLRLGAEPVRCYAEVYERNAPEYTRLLGHALASLRLQAGGKLASVRIPLATLRECNAEHVDTSEITTPLLATDGVRVVVLFKEMDGGRVKVSLRSKGELDVHALATEFGGGGHRNASGIVMKARFEEAIERVLARAERLVEGPAA from the coding sequence GCTCGATCGCGATCGTCACGCACGTGAACCCCGACGGCGACGCCATCGGCTCGGAGGTGGGGATCGCCCGGTACCTCCTCGCCGTCGGCAAGCACGTCCGCGTGATCAACCAGGACGCCACTCCCGAGACGCTGCGTTTTCTCGAGGAGAAGGGGCCGGCCGCCGAGCCCTACGATCCGGCGACCCACGATCCGGTCTTCGAGTCGGTCGACCTCGTCCTGCTCGTGGACAACTCGGCCCCCGATCGCCTCGGGCGGGTCGAGCCGGTCGCGATGCGGCACGCCGACAAGGCCCTCTGCATCGACCACCACCCGACGAAGGGGACCCCCTGGCGATTCAACGTCCTCGAGGACCGCGCGAGCGCGACGTGCGCGATGATCTACGAGCTGATCCACGCGCGCGGCTATGTCCCCGACCGCGCGTGCGCGCAGGCGCTGTACGCCGGCATCGCGACCGACACCGGCTTCTTCCGATTCAACTCGACGAGGGCGGAGACCCACGAGATCGCCGCCGCGCTCCTCCGCCTGGGAGCGGAGCCGGTCCGCTGCTACGCCGAGGTCTACGAGCGCAACGCGCCGGAGTACACGCGCCTGCTCGGCCACGCCCTCGCGTCGCTTCGCCTGCAGGCGGGGGGGAAGCTCGCCTCGGTGCGCATTCCGCTCGCGACGCTCAGGGAGTGCAACGCGGAGCACGTCGACACCTCGGAGATCACGACCCCGCTCCTCGCGACCGACGGCGTCCGCGTCGTCGTCCTCTTCAAGGAGATGGACGGCGGGCGCGTGAAGGTGTCGCTGCGCTCGAAGGGGGAGCTCGACGTGCACGCCCTCGCGACCGAGTTCGGCGGCGGGGGGCACCGCAACGCCTCGGGCATCGTGATGAAGGCGCGGTTCGAGGAGGCGATCGAGCGGGTGCTCGCGCGCGCGGAGCGGCTCGTCGAGGGGCCCGCGGCGTGA
- a CDS encoding MoaD/ThiS family protein: MNVRVLYFASLADRAGLRSETIELATPTDIAGLWALVGERHPGLAELPVRPMAACDRVYASWDRSLEGVEEVAFLPPVSGG, from the coding sequence GTGAACGTCCGGGTGCTGTACTTCGCCTCCCTCGCGGACCGCGCCGGCCTGCGAAGCGAGACGATCGAGCTCGCGACCCCGACCGACATCGCGGGGCTGTGGGCGCTCGTCGGCGAACGCCATCCCGGTCTCGCGGAGCTTCCGGTGAGGCCGATGGCCGCCTGCGACCGCGTGTACGCGTCGTGGGATCGGTCGCTGGAAGGCGTCGAGGAAGTGGCCTTCCTGCCGCCGGTCAGCGGAGGTTAG